From Triticum urartu cultivar G1812 chromosome 2, Tu2.1, whole genome shotgun sequence, a single genomic window includes:
- the LOC125536051 gene encoding uncharacterized protein LOC125536051: MASTGSCKGWPESALLREPIEYAAAAPPHVSASSRETTNYTSSRATSEIDEPDDNGKLESPPTSSTRNRTTAMSRSSTVDLGALLPGVAPLAKPKPSLRA; this comes from the exons ATGGCTTCTACCGGCAGCTGCAAGGGATGGCCGGAGAGCGCACTACTGCGGGAGCCGATCGAATACGCCGCTGCTGCACCGCCTCACGTCTCTGCTAGTAGCAGGGAGACGACGAACTACACAAGCAGCAGAGCAACGAGCGAGATCGACGAGCCTGACGACAACGGCAAGCTGGAGTCTCCCCCGACGAGCTCGACGAGGAATAGGACGACGGCGATGTCTCGGAGCAGCACGGTCGACCTCGGCGCCCTCCTGCCCGGCGTAGCCCCACTAGCAAAACCCAAG CCCTCTCTACGTGCTTAA
- the LOC125536052 gene encoding uncharacterized protein LOC125536052 isoform X2: MPAAAAMRSGVGADGADGVLLAHQSCVWTKHDTTSVLNAVIMPARAQIPLPHELPPRRAATHAQTSPPPMASPEEKRREETQGDRTTRSSGGQIHLPRSPRARAPPTTRPCPCVKGLVGDASAPPWPWSFLPIQGLGLDGDGCSSKGTMMNFKDDAPGKKDFVLLTRMKYNRIQKPTWTTHIWMS; encoded by the exons ATGCCGGCGGCGGCAGCGATGCGGTCTGGCGTCGGCGCCGACGGAGCCGACGGAGTTCTCCTTGCCCATCAATCTTGTGTCTGGACCAAGCACGACACCACCTCGGTGTTGAACGCCGTGATAATGCCCGCTCGGGCTCAAATCCCCCTCCCCCACGAGCTCCCCCCTCGACGCGCCGCCACCCACGCTCAGACCTCGCCGCCGCCCATGGCCTCCCccgaagaaaagagaagagaagagacgCAGGGAGATCGAACCACCAGATCGAGTGGCGGCCAGATCCATCTGCCACGGTCGCCCAGGGCTCGCGCGCCTCCGACGACGCGGCCGTGCCCGTGTGTCAAGGGCCTGGTCGGAGATGCTTCTGCTCCGCCATGGCCATGGAGCTTCCTCCCAATCCAAGGTCTTGGACTGGACGGGGACGGCTGCTCTTCCAAG GGCACAATGATGAATTTTAAGGACGATGCTCCTG GAAAGAAAGACTTTGTTCTCTTAACAAGGATGAAGTATAACCGCATACAAAAACCAACGTGGACAACCCACATCTG GATGTCATGA
- the LOC125536052 gene encoding uncharacterized protein LOC125536052 isoform X1, with amino-acid sequence MPAAAAMRSGVGADGADGVLLAHQSCVWTKHDTTSVLNAVIMPARAQIPLPHELPPRRAATHAQTSPPPMASPEEKRREETQGDRTTRSSGGQIHLPRSPRARAPPTTRPCPCVKGLVGDASAPPWPWSFLPIQGLGLDGDGCSSKGTMMNFKDDAPGKKDFVLLTRMKYNRIQKPTWTTHIWCLQRYMLG; translated from the exons ATGCCGGCGGCGGCAGCGATGCGGTCTGGCGTCGGCGCCGACGGAGCCGACGGAGTTCTCCTTGCCCATCAATCTTGTGTCTGGACCAAGCACGACACCACCTCGGTGTTGAACGCCGTGATAATGCCCGCTCGGGCTCAAATCCCCCTCCCCCACGAGCTCCCCCCTCGACGCGCCGCCACCCACGCTCAGACCTCGCCGCCGCCCATGGCCTCCCccgaagaaaagagaagagaagagacgCAGGGAGATCGAACCACCAGATCGAGTGGCGGCCAGATCCATCTGCCACGGTCGCCCAGGGCTCGCGCGCCTCCGACGACGCGGCCGTGCCCGTGTGTCAAGGGCCTGGTCGGAGATGCTTCTGCTCCGCCATGGCCATGGAGCTTCCTCCCAATCCAAGGTCTTGGACTGGACGGGGACGGCTGCTCTTCCAAG GGCACAATGATGAATTTTAAGGACGATGCTCCTG GAAAGAAAGACTTTGTTCTCTTAACAAGGATGAAGTATAACCGCATACAAAAACCAACGTGGACAACCCACATCTG gtgtctccaaaggtacatgttgggttga
- the LOC125536052 gene encoding uncharacterized protein LOC125536052 isoform X3, translating to MPAAAAMRSGVGADGADGVLLAHQSCVWTKHDTTSVLNAVIMPARAQIPLPHELPPRRAATHAQTSPPPMASPEEKRREETQGDRTTRSSGGQIHLPRSPRARAPPTTRPCPCVKGLVGDASAPPWPWSFLPIQGLGLDGDGCSSKERKTLFS from the exons ATGCCGGCGGCGGCAGCGATGCGGTCTGGCGTCGGCGCCGACGGAGCCGACGGAGTTCTCCTTGCCCATCAATCTTGTGTCTGGACCAAGCACGACACCACCTCGGTGTTGAACGCCGTGATAATGCCCGCTCGGGCTCAAATCCCCCTCCCCCACGAGCTCCCCCCTCGACGCGCCGCCACCCACGCTCAGACCTCGCCGCCGCCCATGGCCTCCCccgaagaaaagagaagagaagagacgCAGGGAGATCGAACCACCAGATCGAGTGGCGGCCAGATCCATCTGCCACGGTCGCCCAGGGCTCGCGCGCCTCCGACGACGCGGCCGTGCCCGTGTGTCAAGGGCCTGGTCGGAGATGCTTCTGCTCCGCCATGGCCATGGAGCTTCCTCCCAATCCAAGGTCTTGGACTGGACGGGGACGGCTGCTCTTCCAAG GAAAGAAAGACTTTGTTCTCTTAA
- the LOC125536053 gene encoding leucine--tRNA ligase, cytoplasmic-like, whose product MSSNTDGAKSHARRDLLLKIQSEAQTCWEESKVFEAEPGNGLPGPGEKFFGNFPYPYMNGLLHLGHAFSLSKLEFGAAYHRLRGSNVLLPFGFHCTGMPIKASADKLAREIQQYGNPPVFPAAEDDSSAEVADDSQADQAAAVAPDKFKSKKSKAAAKTGMQKFQWEIMRGFGLSNEEIAKFQDPSHWLTYFPPLAKEDLKAFGLGCDWRRSFITTDMNPFYDAFVRWQMRKLKKMGKVVKDMRYTIYSPLDGQPCADHDRASGEGVQPQEYVLIKMMVIPPFPPKLKALEGKNVYLAAATLRPETMYGQTNCWVLPDGNYGAFEINETDVFIVTARSALNLAYQHLSRVPEKPTCLAELTGNDLIGLPLKSPLSFNDIIYALPMLTILTDKGTGIVTSVPSDSPDDYMALQDLITKPALRQKYGVQDEWVLPFNVIPIINIPEFGDKSAEKVCLDLKIKSQNDKEKLAEAKRMTYLKGFTDGVMIAGEFNGRKVQEAKPLIKNKLLGEGSAVLYSEPEKKVMSRSGDECVVALTDQWYITYGEAEWKQKAVKCLENMNTFSAETRNGFEHTLGWLNQWACSRSFGLGTRIPWDEQFLVESLSDSTLYMAYYTIAHHLQNGNMYGQEISSIKPEEMTDEVWEYVFCDGPAPNSKISPALLSKMKQEFKYWYPFDIRVSGKDLIQNHLTFSIYNHTALLPEHHWPRGFRCNGHLMLNSEKMSKSTGNFRTLREAIEDFSSDATRFALADAGDGMDDANFVFETANAAILRLTKEITWMEEVIAAESSLRGGPPSTYADHVFANEINIAVKETEKSYNAFMFRDALKSGFYDLQLARDEYRLSCGAAGMNRELLGRVMDVQTRLITPICPHYAEHVWQKILKKEGFAIKAGWPVAGTPDPTLRSANKYLQDSIVLMRKLLQKQESGSKKPKKGAAPPPSAENKLTVGLIYVNEHYDGWKEQCLRVLQSNFDSQARSFAPDEEINEALRNCFIDRETNFKQVQKLCMPFIRFKKDEARNVGPQALNLKLPFGEINVLEENLELIRRQLGLEHVEVLPVFDGAARAKAGKHASVLDKNPPSPGEPVAIFMSKQEFEAQN is encoded by the coding sequence ATGTCATCAAATACTGATGGAGCCAAGAGTCATGCACGTAGAGACCTTTTGCTCAAGATCCAATCAGAAGCTCAAACATGTTGGGAGGAGAGCAAGGTTTTTGAGGCTGAACCTGGCAATGGACTTCCTGGCCCTGGTGAAAAATTCTTTGGCAATTTTCCATACCCTTACATGAATGGATTGCTACATTTGGGTCACGCCTTCTCATTGTCCAAGCTTGAGTTCGGTGCTGCATACCACAGACTCCGCGGCTCAAATGTCCTTTTGCCGTTTGGTTTTCATTGTACTGGGATGCCCATCAAGGCCTCAGCTGATAAGCTTGCTAGGGAGATTCAACAGTATGGAAACCCTCCTGTGTTTCCTGCTGCAGAGGATGATTCAAGTGCTGAAGTGGCAGATGATAGCCAGGCTGACCAGGCTGCTGCTGTTGCCCCAGATAAATTTAAGAGTAAGAAATCTAAGGCTGCTGCAAAGACTGGCATGCAGAAGTTCCAGTGGGAGATCATGAGGGGCTTTGGTCTGTCTAATGAAGAAATCGCCAAATTTCAGGATCCGTCTCACTGGTTAACCTACTTCCCTCCGCTGGCAAAGGAAGATCTTAAGGCTTTTGGTCTGGGTTGTGATTGGAGGCGCTCATTCATAACCACTGATATGAATCCTTTCTATGATGCTTTTGTTCGCTGGCAGATGAGAAAGCTGAAGAAAATGGGCAAAGTTGTTAAGGATATGAGGTACACGATCTACTCTCCATTGGATGGCCAACCTTGTGCTGATCATGATAGGGCATCAGGTGAAGGTGTGCAGCCACAAGAATATGTGTTGATTAAAATGATGGTGATCCCACCTTTTCCTCCTAAGTTGAAGGCCTTGGAAGGAAAGAATGTTTATCTGGCAGCTGCTACATTAAGACCTGAGACAATGTATGGGCAAACAAACTGTTGGGTATTGCCTGATGGGAATTATGGGGCTTTTGAGATCAATGAAACTGATGTCTTCATTGTGACAGCAAGGTCAGCACTTAATCTTGCGTATCAGCATCTATCCAGGGTCCCGGAAAAGCCTACCTGCTTAGCTGAGCTTACTGGCAATGATTTGATTGGGTTGCCATTGAAGTCTCCTCTTTCATTCAATGATATCATATATGCACTTCCCATGCTCACTATCTTGACAGATAAAGGTACTGGCATTGTGACTAGTGTGCCAAGTGATTCGCCAGATGATTACATGGCATTGCAAGATTTAATCACAAAGCCTGCTTTGAGACAGAAGTATGGGGTCCAAGATGAGTGGGTTCTTCCATTTAATGTCATACCAATAATCAACATACCTGAGTTTGGGGATAAGTCAGCTGAGAAGGTGTGCCTTGATCTTAAGATTAAGAGCCAGAAtgacaaggagaagcttgctGAAGCAAAAAGGATGACATACCTTAAAGGATTTACAGATGGAGTGATGATTGCAGGGGAGTTTAATGGTAGAAAGGTTCAAGAAGCGAAGCCACTGATAAAGAACAAGCTTCTTGGAGAAGGCTCTGCTGTGTTGTACAGTGAGCCTGAGAAGAAAGTTATGTCAAGGTCCGGTGATGAGTGTGTCGTTGCTCTTACAGATCAGTGGTACATAACTTATGGAGAAGCTGAATGGAAGCAGAAGGCAGTCAAATGTTTGGAAAATATGAATACATTCTCAGCTGAAACCCGTAACGGATTTGAACACACGTTGGGCTGGCTGAACCAGTGGGCATGTTCACGCTCTTTTGGCCTAGGTACTCGCATTCCATGGGATGAGCAGTTCCTGGTAGAATCTCTCTCAGATTCAACCCTGTACATGGCTTATTACACCATTGCTCATCATCTACAAAATGGTAACATGTATGGACAAGAAATATCTTCTATCAAGCCTGAAGAAATGACAGATGAAGTATGGGAATATGTGTTCTGTGATGGTCCGGCACCCAATAGCAAGATCTCTCCTGCCCTCTTGAGCAAAATGAAGCAAGAGTTCAAGTATTGGTACCCCTTTGATATTCGGGTATCTGGCAAGGACCTTATCCAGAACCATCTGACATTCAGCATCTACAATCATACAGCACTTCTTCCAGAGCATCATTGGCCTCGTGGTTTTCGTTGCAATGGGCATCTTATGCTTAACTCTGAGAAGATGTCCAAGTCCACAGGGAACTTCCGAACTCTTCGGGAGGCTATTGAAGATTTCTCTTCGGATGCCACTAGGTTTGCCCTTGCTGATGCTGGCGATGGTATGGACGATGCAAACTTTGTTTTTGAAACTGCAAATGCTGCTATTTTGAGGCTTACAAAGGAAATCACTTGGATGGAAGAAGTTATAGCTGCTGAATCTTCTCTGAGAGGCGGTCCTCCTTCTACGTATGCTGACCATGTGTTTGCTAATGAGATCAACATTGCTGTAAAAGAAACTGAGAAGAGCTACAACGCCTTCATGTTCAGAGATGCCCTGAAGTCTGGTTTCTATGACCTGCAATTGGCTAGAGATGAGTACAGACTCTCTTGCGGAGCGGCGGGCATGAACCGTGAGTTGTTGGGGCGGGTTATGGATGTCCAGACCAGGCTTATCACCCCGATCTGTCCCCACTATGCTGAGCATGTGTGGCAAAAGATCCTGAAGAAGGAAGGTTTTGCAATAAAAGCTGGCTGGCCAGTTGCAGGCACCCCGGATCCTACACTAAGAAGTGCGAACAAATATTTACAGGACTCCATTGTTTTAATGAGGAAGTTGCTTCAGAAGCAAGAGTCTGGTTCCAAGAAACCCAAGAAGGGAGCTGCACCTCCTCCCTCAGCAGAAAACAAGCTCACTGTTGGTCTGATATACGTCAACGAGCACTATGATGGATGGAAAGAGCAATGTTTAAGGGTGCTTCAGTCAAATTTTGATAGCCAAGCACGCTCCTTTGCCCCCGACGAGGAGATTAACGAAGCATTGAGGAATTGCTTCATCGATCGCGAAACAAACTTCAAACAAGTCCAGAAGCTCTGCATGCCTTTCATCAGGTTCAAGAAAGATGAAGCAAGGAATGTTGGTCCCCAGGCTCTAAATTTGAAGCTTCCTTTTGGTGAAATAAATGTGCTTGAAGAGAACCTGGAGCTGATCAGAAGGCAGTTGGGTCTTGAGCATGTTGAGGTCCTGCCGGTATTTGATGGAGC